From the genome of Actinacidiphila yeochonensis CN732, one region includes:
- the groL gene encoding chaperonin GroEL (60 kDa chaperone family; promotes refolding of misfolded polypeptides especially under stressful conditions; forms two stacked rings of heptamers to form a barrel-shaped 14mer; ends can be capped by GroES; misfolded proteins enter the barrel where they are refolded when GroES binds) translates to MAKIIAFDEEARRGLERGMNQLADAVKVTLGPKGRNVVLEKKWGAPTITNDGVSIAKEIELEDPYEKIGAELVKEVAKKTDDVAGDGTTTATVLAQALVKEGLRNVAAGANPMALKRGIEKAVEAVSAALLEQAKDVETKEQIASTASISAADTQIGELIAEAMDKVGKEGVITVEESQTFGLELELTEGMRFDKGFISAYFATDLERMEASLDDPYILIVNSKVSAVKDLLPLLEKVMQSGKPLLIIAEDVEGEALSTLVVNKIRGTFKSVAVKAPGFGDRRKAMLGDIAILTGGTVISEEVGLKLENAGLDLLGRARKVVITKDETTIVDGSGDADQVAGRVNQIRAEIENSDSDYDREKLQERLAKLAGGVAVIKAGAATEVELKERKHRIEDAVRNAKAAVEEGIVAGGGVALLQASAVFDKLELQGDEATGASAVKLALEAPLKQIAVNAGLEGGVVVEKVRNLTPGHGLNAATGEYVDLIAEGIIDPAKVTRSALQNAASIAALFLTTEAVIADKPEKAAAAAPGGMPGGDMDF, encoded by the coding sequence ATGGCCAAGATCATCGCGTTCGACGAGGAGGCACGGCGCGGCCTTGAGCGCGGGATGAACCAGCTCGCCGACGCCGTCAAGGTCACTCTCGGCCCGAAGGGCCGCAACGTCGTCCTCGAAAAGAAGTGGGGCGCCCCCACGATCACCAACGATGGTGTCTCCATCGCCAAGGAGATCGAGCTGGAGGACCCCTACGAGAAGATCGGCGCCGAGCTGGTCAAGGAGGTCGCGAAGAAGACGGACGACGTCGCCGGTGACGGCACGACGACCGCGACCGTCCTCGCCCAGGCCCTGGTCAAGGAGGGCCTGCGGAACGTCGCCGCCGGCGCCAACCCGATGGCCCTCAAGCGCGGCATCGAGAAGGCCGTCGAGGCCGTCTCCGCCGCCCTGCTGGAGCAGGCCAAGGACGTCGAGACGAAGGAGCAGATCGCCTCCACCGCCTCGATCTCCGCCGCTGACACCCAGATCGGCGAGCTGATCGCCGAGGCCATGGACAAGGTCGGCAAGGAAGGCGTCATCACCGTCGAGGAGTCGCAGACCTTCGGCCTGGAGCTCGAGCTCACCGAGGGCATGCGCTTCGACAAGGGCTTCATCTCCGCCTACTTCGCCACCGACCTGGAGCGGATGGAGGCGTCGCTCGACGACCCGTACATCCTGATCGTCAACTCCAAGGTCTCCGCGGTGAAGGACCTCCTCCCGCTGCTGGAGAAGGTCATGCAGTCCGGCAAGCCGCTGCTGATCATCGCCGAGGACGTCGAGGGCGAGGCCCTGTCGACCCTGGTGGTCAACAAGATCCGCGGCACCTTCAAGTCCGTCGCCGTCAAGGCCCCGGGCTTCGGTGACCGCCGCAAGGCCATGCTCGGCGACATCGCCATCCTCACCGGCGGCACGGTCATCTCCGAGGAGGTCGGCCTCAAGCTGGAGAACGCGGGGCTGGACCTGCTGGGCCGCGCCCGCAAGGTCGTCATCACCAAGGACGAGACCACCATCGTGGACGGCTCGGGCGACGCCGACCAGGTGGCCGGCCGGGTCAACCAGATCCGTGCCGAGATCGAGAACAGCGACTCGGACTACGACCGCGAGAAGCTCCAGGAGCGCCTGGCGAAGCTGGCCGGCGGCGTGGCCGTCATCAAGGCCGGTGCCGCCACCGAGGTCGAGCTCAAGGAGCGCAAGCACCGCATCGAGGACGCGGTGCGCAACGCCAAGGCCGCCGTGGAGGAGGGCATCGTCGCCGGTGGCGGCGTGGCCCTGCTGCAGGCCTCCGCGGTCTTCGACAAGCTGGAGCTCCAGGGTGACGAGGCGACCGGCGCGTCGGCCGTCAAGCTCGCCCTTGAGGCACCGCTGAAGCAGATCGCCGTCAACGCCGGCCTTGAGGGCGGTGTCGTGGTGGAGAAGGTGCGCAACCTGACCCCGGGCCACGGCCTGAACGCCGCGACCGGCGAGTACGTCGACCTGATCGCCGAGGGCATCATCGACCCGGCGAAGGTGACGCGCTCCGCGCTGCAGAACGCGGCCTCCATCGCCGCGCTCTTCCTCACCACCGAGGCCGTCATCGCCGACAAGCCGGAGAAGGCCGCCGCGGCCGCTCCGGGCGGCATGCCCGGCGGTGACATGGACTTCTGA
- a CDS encoding cold-shock protein: MAQGTVKWFNAEKGYGFIAVDGGADVFVHYSAIQMDGYRTLEEGQRVEFEISQGQKGPQADMVRLAV, encoded by the coding sequence ATGGCTCAGGGCACCGTCAAGTGGTTCAACGCGGAGAAGGGGTACGGCTTCATCGCGGTCGACGGTGGTGCGGATGTCTTCGTCCACTACAGCGCGATCCAGATGGACGGGTACCGCACCCTCGAAGAAGGCCAGCGGGTCGAGTTCGAGATCTCGCAGGGTCAGAAGGGGCCGCAGGCGGACATGGTCCGTCTGGCTGTCTGA